From the genome of Caloranaerobacter sp. TR13:
CAAAATCCGATATTACACCATCCCTCAAAGGTCTAATTGCAACAATATTGCCAGGCGTCCTACCAAGCATTCTTCTTGCTTCTTCACCCACTGCTAATACTTTATTAGTATTTTTGTCAATAGCTACCACTGACGGCTCTTTTAAAACTATTCCCTTACCTTTTATATACACCAATACATTAGCGGTGCCCAAGTCAATACCAATGTCTGTCCTAAATCCCAACATTCAATCAAACCTCACTTTCTTTTATTATCTTGTAATTTGGAGCGGACCTGTAAGCTTTATGGGCTAGTTATGTGAAATATGAGGAAAAGCCTTTTAGGTCCTAATATTTTCGATGTGATAATTTTGAAAAGTATGTATGTAAATTTTAATAGCTTGTACCTTATTAATATAAATATTAAATTAATTCAAAAATATGCTCATAATTTCCCTTTAAATTACTTCTACAAAATGTATGAAATTCCTTTAACTTTTTCATTTTTCAGAAAAAAATATTATCCCTCCAAATGGAAGGATAATATTCTCCCTCTTTATATTAATTTTCCTCATTGTTCATTGTCTACTAAGGGCTTGATATTTCATTTTTGTCGCTTTCCCGCCCCTAATATGTCTTTCAGCTTTATTCTTATCTAGTACTTTTTTCACTTTTCCTGCTATAAGAGGGTTTATCTTCGGAAGACGTTCTGTAACGTCTTTATGAACAGTGCTTTTACTAACGCCAAATACGCTTGCTGTTTGTCTCACGGTTGCTTGTTCCTTTATTATGTATTTTGCAATTTCTATAGCTCTTTCTTCTATATAATCTTTCAAATATCCAACCCCCTTTGCCTACTTGTTTAGAGTCTTTTTTTACATTAATATGCAGCTGGGGCACATTATAGAACTAATATGTACCTTATTTTGTAAACTTAGGTAAATACAGCTTAGGGTCAATATTTTTTCCATTCTTTATAACTTCAAAATGAAGATGAGGCCCTTGAGCAAGTTCAAATCCTACTCCCTTACCAACACCACTGATTGGGTCTCCCTGCTTTATTTTTTGCCCTTTAGTTACCATTTCATCTGTTGATAAGTTACCGTATTTAGTCACTAGTCCATTTCCATGATCTATAGTTATAACTATACCTAGGGCATCATCATTTTTTATTTGAGTAACAGTTCCATCTAATACTGCTTTTACCACACTTCCTTCTCTTGCTTTAATATCAATGCCATTATGCGTCGTCCACTGCTCTAGAGTTTTTGAATAAACTAGCTTATCTTCAGCATAATCCATTGATATTGTACCTATTACAGGCATTATCATTGACTTTGGTTTGCTTTTAGCCTTCTTTTTAACCTTTACTTTTGAGGAACTCACAGCCTTTGTCTTTTGTTCTTCTGCAGACTTGGTCTGCTTATCTTCTGTTTCCTTAGGCTCTTTATCATTTGTTACTTCTACTACTTCTATATCTGGAATATCAATCTCTTCATCTTCATTGATTAATGAAAATTCTTCATTAGAATCTAGTTCTCCGGCTAAAAGCAAGTCATCATTGTTTTCTATTGTTTTGTATTTATTTAAGTTATTATTAGAAACCCAAACGGCAGTTGTCGCTACTATACAAATGCATAAGAATAAAATAAAATAAAACCCATCTTTATCTAAAAATTTTGAGATATTATTCCTAAATCTTAACCATCTATTTTCCTGATAATTGTTTTTATCTTCCAATTAGACCACCTCCACACCTAGTATTATCACCATTTATTAGTATTTAATACATGTTTTTTGATTTTTGGGATAAAATTTTGGAATAGAACAAAAATGCTCTAAAACCTAGATTTGTTATCTAGATTTTAGAGCGTTAACATGTGGTAGGTAGTTTTAGTTAATATATCTTCTTTATTTCTACTCCTGTATAATAATGTTTTAAAATTTCTTCGAAGCTACTTCCTTTTTTGGCCATACCATTTGCTCCCCATTGACTCATTCCAACCCCATGACCATAACCTAATGTTTCTATTTCTATATATCCATTCCTTTTTAATGTTATTTTGAAGTTAGTGGAATTAAGATTAAATAGACTTCTTATTTCTCTACCTGAAACAATTTCACCATCTATCATAAGTTTCATAACTCTACCACTCTGACTTCTTTCTATAAGTTTAATTTTTTGCTGTAAGTTATTTTTAGTTAAATTTACATTTGGATACTTGCTTTTTAATTTTGAAATAAATTCATCAACTGTCATTTTGACTACATCTCTCAATTTAGGTGCTCCATCTTCATAAGGGCTAGGAACACTTCTAAGATATGGAATCTTTGAAGCAAATACTGCTTCTGAGTCCTCTGTCATACCACCACTTGTTGAATGAAAAAGGGGTTCGATTGGTTTATCGTTATATGTAATAATTAATCCTTTTGTGCTATCTACTGCTTCTTCTATTTTAGGCCAATATTCTTTCATCCAATTTTCTGAATGCAGTTTAAT
Proteins encoded in this window:
- the spoIID gene encoding stage II sporulation protein D codes for the protein MRELYFYLLFLLFIIIIIPALLLIGSISGTKYRGRDIKDLNKNNIIKVYNINTKKVEEFELDEYIKGVVAAEMPAAFEIEALKAQAVAARTYAIYHLEKYKDGHPDHPEAPLCTGIHCQAWLSKDELIKLHSENWMKEYWPKIEEAVDSTKGLIITYNDKPIEPLFHSTSGGMTEDSEAVFASKIPYLRSVPSPYEDGAPKLRDVVKMTVDEFISKLKSKYPNVNLTKNNLQQKIKLIERSQSGRVMKLMIDGEIVSGREIRSLFNLNSTNFKITLKRNGYIEIETLGYGHGVGMSQWGANGMAKKGSSFEEILKHYYTGVEIKKIY
- a CDS encoding M23 family metallopeptidase; translation: MEDKNNYQENRWLRFRNNISKFLDKDGFYFILFLCICIVATTAVWVSNNNLNKYKTIENNDDLLLAGELDSNEEFSLINEDEEIDIPDIEVVEVTNDKEPKETEDKQTKSAEEQKTKAVSSSKVKVKKKAKSKPKSMIMPVIGTISMDYAEDKLVYSKTLEQWTTHNGIDIKAREGSVVKAVLDGTVTQIKNDDALGIVITIDHGNGLVTKYGNLSTDEMVTKGQKIKQGDPISGVGKGVGFELAQGPHLHFEVIKNGKNIDPKLYLPKFTK
- the spoIIID gene encoding sporulation transcriptional regulator SpoIIID; protein product: MKDYIEERAIEIAKYIIKEQATVRQTASVFGVSKSTVHKDVTERLPKINPLIAGKVKKVLDKNKAERHIRGGKATKMKYQALSRQ